The following coding sequences are from one Triticum dicoccoides isolate Atlit2015 ecotype Zavitan chromosome 4A, WEW_v2.0, whole genome shotgun sequence window:
- the LOC119287148 gene encoding co-chaperone protein p23-2-like, with the protein MSRQPEVLWAQRAEKVYLTISVPDAEDVVIKTEPQGIFSFSAVAHGESFSLALELFDSVLPEGSKTKTKVGSRNIICSIQKDKKCWWKRLLKSEAKHPYIKVDWNKWCDEDEESENSGSDDDFDGGEENDESDADDLMLYLPDLEKLRGK; encoded by the exons ATGAG TCGTCAACCTGAGGTGCTCTGGGCTCAACGTGCGGAAAAGGTTTACCTGACTATCTCAGTCCCAGACGCAGAAGATGTTGTGATCAAGACTGAACCTCAGGGCATCTTTAGCTTCTCAGCTGTTGCTCATGGGGAATCTTTTAGCTTGGCCTTGGAGCTATTCGATTCCGTACTGCCTGAG GgaagcaaaacaaagacaaaggtggGTTCGCGAAACATAATCTGTTCGATCCAGAAAGATAAGAAATGTTGGTGGAAGCGGTTGCTGAAGTCAGAGGCAAAACATCCATACATCAAAGTTGACTGGAACAAATGGTGCGATGAGGATGAAGAGTCTG AGAATTCGGGTTCAGACGATGACTTTGATGGTGGTGAG GAAAATGACGAAAGCGATGCTGATGATTTAATGCTGT ATCTCCCTGACCTTGAGAAGCTGAGAGGGAAATGA